From a single Adhaeribacter swui genomic region:
- a CDS encoding protein O-mannosyl-transferase family — protein sequence MIQFNRINNIVGWLVFLVATVVYGLTIEPTASFWDAGEFIACSYKLLVPHPPGAPFFLLIGRVFSLLSGGDVLKVAPLINFLSGLMSAATVLFLFWSITILARKILVKSEDGQPTFGQALLILSSGIIGSLAFTFSDSFWFSAVEAEVYAMSSFFTAFVFWAMLKWEMQTDQASGNKWLILIAYMMGLSIGVHLLNLLAVPALAFIYYYKNNRGKTSTKGVVFTFVTSALIIGIILWGIIPGLPSLAGRFEVFFVNSVGLPFGSGIIIFLILFLAAIIYGLSYSQRRMKPVLNTALLSFVFILIGYSSYLIIPIRSTYDPTIDENDPENIVSFVSYLKREQYGDRPLLYGPQFNAEVIDQKEGEPRYIKGKDKYEIADYKIEPVYDPKDMALLPRIYSSQPQHVQEYKKWVNIQAGQKPTMGQNLSFLFNYQLGHMYWRYFLWNFVGRDSDVQQSGVLWPVERTDNLPNRVADSKARNNFYMLPLILGLIGLFFHARKDEKNAFIVGLLFFFTGVAIAIYLNQPPIEPRERDYTFAGSFYAFSIWIGLGVIGLASLLEKVLKQDTTRAGVATVLSLSVPVIMAAQGWDDHDRSDKYNTIDSAKNLLSSCAPNAILFTNGDNDTFPLWYAQEVEGFRTDVRVAVLSYLNTDWYLDQMKRRSYLSEPLPISLENENYRQGTNDYLPYVEKPQVKAGMDLKQFISLVKQNHPILQVQAQTGKPFMSFPTKNFYLDVDKAAVLQSGIIPKEREGQVVDQMTWNVGKSALEKKHLAILDILATNNWKRPVYFSTTVSSSDFMNLQPYFQLEGLAYRILPAKNPSAEDEGYVAKDLMFNNMMKKFQWRNLDNPRIFYDESYISQLPPNTRDKFYRLASAYLASNNPAKAKEVMDYCFKVMPDKSIPYDYYTPQFIEPLSKVGDKKRAMEIMDKLEQRTAKALAYYSEQGSLFDREQQTNFITLQQLIFSARALGLNDRAGKMEQTFMRYYGGNQ from the coding sequence ATGATTCAGTTTAATAGAATTAATAACATTGTTGGTTGGTTAGTTTTCTTAGTTGCCACTGTTGTTTACGGTTTAACTATTGAGCCTACTGCCAGCTTCTGGGATGCCGGAGAATTTATCGCTTGTTCTTACAAATTATTGGTTCCGCACCCCCCGGGCGCTCCTTTCTTCTTATTAATTGGCCGGGTATTTTCTTTACTCAGCGGCGGCGACGTATTAAAAGTAGCGCCTTTAATTAACTTTTTATCGGGTTTAATGAGTGCGGCTACGGTGCTGTTTTTATTCTGGAGCATTACCATCCTGGCCCGGAAAATACTCGTAAAATCCGAAGATGGCCAGCCTACCTTTGGCCAGGCGTTGTTGATTTTGAGCAGCGGTATTATTGGCTCACTGGCTTTTACTTTTTCCGATTCCTTCTGGTTTTCGGCGGTTGAGGCCGAAGTATACGCCATGTCGTCTTTTTTTACGGCTTTTGTGTTTTGGGCCATGCTTAAATGGGAAATGCAAACCGACCAAGCCAGCGGCAATAAATGGTTAATTTTAATTGCCTACATGATGGGTTTATCCATTGGAGTGCACTTATTAAACTTATTAGCCGTACCGGCTCTGGCATTTATTTACTATTATAAAAACAACCGGGGAAAAACGTCTACAAAAGGCGTGGTATTTACCTTTGTTACCAGCGCTTTAATCATTGGCATTATACTATGGGGGATTATTCCGGGTTTGCCATCGTTGGCGGGTCGCTTCGAGGTATTCTTTGTTAATAGCGTTGGTTTACCTTTTGGCAGCGGCATTATTATTTTCTTGATATTATTTTTGGCCGCTATTATTTATGGCTTGTCTTACTCTCAGCGCCGGATGAAACCCGTTTTAAACACGGCTTTACTTTCCTTTGTTTTTATTTTAATTGGTTACTCTTCTTACTTAATTATTCCCATCCGGTCGACTTATGACCCCACCATCGACGAAAACGACCCGGAAAATATTGTAAGCTTTGTTTCTTATTTAAAACGGGAGCAATACGGCGACCGGCCTTTGCTCTATGGCCCGCAATTTAACGCCGAAGTAATTGATCAAAAAGAAGGCGAACCCCGCTACATTAAAGGTAAAGACAAATACGAAATTGCTGATTATAAAATTGAGCCGGTTTACGACCCGAAAGACATGGCGCTGCTGCCCCGCATTTACAGTTCGCAGCCGCAGCACGTGCAGGAATATAAAAAATGGGTAAACATTCAGGCGGGCCAAAAACCCACCATGGGGCAAAACTTATCCTTTTTATTTAACTACCAGTTAGGCCACATGTACTGGCGCTATTTTCTCTGGAACTTTGTGGGGCGCGATAGCGATGTGCAGCAATCCGGGGTTTTATGGCCCGTAGAACGCACCGATAACTTACCCAACCGGGTAGCCGACAGCAAAGCCCGCAACAACTTTTACATGCTGCCCCTTATTCTGGGATTAATTGGTTTGTTTTTCCATGCTCGCAAAGACGAAAAAAACGCCTTTATTGTGGGCTTGTTGTTTTTCTTTACCGGGGTGGCGATTGCCATTTACCTGAATCAGCCGCCCATCGAACCCCGCGAAAGGGATTATACCTTTGCCGGCTCTTTCTACGCTTTTTCTATCTGGATTGGCTTGGGTGTTATTGGCTTGGCTTCGTTACTGGAAAAAGTTTTAAAACAAGATACTACCCGGGCCGGAGTAGCTACTGTGCTCAGTTTATCGGTGCCAGTTATTATGGCGGCGCAAGGTTGGGACGATCATGACCGTTCGGATAAATACAACACCATCGATTCAGCGAAGAATTTACTGAGCTCCTGCGCACCCAACGCTATTTTATTTACCAACGGCGATAACGATACTTTCCCGCTTTGGTATGCCCAGGAAGTAGAAGGCTTCCGGACCGATGTGCGGGTAGCGGTATTAAGTTACCTGAACACCGATTGGTACCTGGATCAGATGAAGCGCCGCTCGTATCTGTCAGAACCTTTGCCAATTTCCTTGGAAAATGAAAATTACCGCCAGGGTACCAACGACTATTTGCCTTATGTAGAAAAGCCGCAGGTAAAAGCCGGAATGGATTTAAAGCAGTTTATCTCCTTGGTAAAACAAAACCACCCAATTTTGCAAGTGCAGGCGCAAACCGGTAAGCCATTCATGTCGTTCCCGACGAAGAACTTTTACCTGGATGTAGATAAAGCTGCCGTATTGCAGAGTGGCATTATACCGAAAGAACGCGAAGGCCAGGTAGTTGATCAAATGACCTGGAACGTGGGCAAATCGGCACTGGAAAAGAAACACCTGGCCATTCTGGATATTCTAGCTACCAATAACTGGAAACGTCCGGTTTACTTTTCTACTACGGTTTCCAGCTCTGATTTCATGAACCTGCAGCCGTATTTTCAGCTGGAAGGTTTAGCTTACCGCATTTTACCGGCCAAAAACCCAAGTGCCGAAGACGAGGGCTACGTAGCGAAAGATTTAATGTTTAACAACATGATGAAGAAGTTCCAGTGGCGTAACCTGGATAACCCCCGCATTTTCTACGATGAGAGTTACATTAGCCAGTTGCCCCCGAACACCCGCGATAAGTTTTACCGTTTAGCCAGTGCTTACCTGGCCAGTAACAATCCGGCGAAAGCCAAAGAAGTAATGGATTATTGCTTTAAAGTAATGCCGGATAAATCGATTCCGTACGACTATTACACACCGCAATTTATTGAACCCTTATCAAAAGTGGGGGATAAAAAGCGGGCAATGGAGATTATGGATAAACTGGAACAGCGAACCGCCAAAGCCCTGGCCTATTACTCCGAGCAAGGCAGTTTATTCGACCGGGAACAACAAACGAACTTTATTACTTTACAACAACTTATTTTCTCAGCCCGCGCTCTTGGTTTGAACGATCGGGCGGGTAAAATGGAACAAACTTTTATGCGCTACTATGGCGGTAATCAGTAA
- a CDS encoding GWxTD domain-containing protein produces MQPLLVLVIFISACSPELMPARTGLKYTFLPDTGLSYDLQTKADSLHVFIKITNKTTIGNLQKPGATVPYFLSRDYTRNSIYLRDSVLAVDKNLKNLLQDAAMIDFTIPISKITYPSVITLRLPQFSATQEETLLDIPLTTATKNQNFLLLDSTGQYPLFQTYINNQQTFYIQASRPDTLVTARQFPLTVTPAIPPMSRKNAATAPTLKAQSKPTFPANEPVQLAAPGIYLLETQSGCRSLLVEEGSYPALTSAAELIEPLIYLTSSAERKNLYDAPNPKLAVDAFWLGIARQDQNLGKSLIREYYGRVEKANRYFAAHKAGWLTDRGMIYLVFGTPAYITRDWDREEWIYPQYDGPNAEVKFIFIKKPNTFTQNHYELVRDAAYEFAWYNQVDQWRKGTIGMIMPDAAPSGRRNRRR; encoded by the coding sequence ATGCAGCCGTTGTTAGTTCTGGTGATTTTTATTTCGGCTTGTTCTCCGGAGTTAATGCCGGCACGTACCGGATTAAAATACACTTTTCTGCCCGATACCGGTTTAAGCTACGATTTGCAAACAAAAGCAGATAGCCTACATGTTTTTATTAAAATCACGAACAAAACTACCATTGGTAATCTACAAAAACCTGGTGCCACTGTTCCTTATTTCTTAAGCCGTGATTATACACGCAACAGTATTTATCTGCGCGATTCAGTGCTGGCGGTAGATAAAAATTTAAAAAATCTACTTCAGGATGCTGCCATGATTGATTTTACTATACCCATCAGTAAAATCACGTATCCATCGGTAATTACTTTACGGCTGCCCCAGTTTTCGGCTACGCAGGAGGAAACCCTGCTGGATATTCCACTCACAACCGCTACTAAAAACCAGAACTTTCTGCTGCTCGATTCAACGGGGCAATACCCGCTGTTTCAAACGTATATTAATAATCAGCAAACTTTTTATATCCAAGCTTCCAGGCCAGATACACTGGTAACTGCCCGGCAATTTCCTTTAACGGTTACGCCGGCTATTCCGCCAATGTCGCGTAAAAATGCGGCCACAGCGCCTACCCTTAAAGCGCAGAGCAAGCCTACTTTTCCGGCGAATGAGCCCGTACAACTCGCTGCCCCAGGCATATACCTTCTGGAAACCCAATCGGGGTGCCGCTCTTTGTTAGTGGAAGAAGGATCGTATCCGGCTTTAACTTCGGCAGCCGAGTTAATTGAACCGTTAATTTACCTTACCAGCTCCGCAGAGCGCAAAAACCTGTACGATGCTCCTAATCCTAAATTAGCCGTAGATGCTTTTTGGTTGGGCATTGCCCGGCAAGATCAAAATTTAGGTAAAAGTTTAATCCGGGAATATTACGGCCGGGTAGAAAAAGCGAACCGGTACTTTGCCGCACACAAAGCGGGCTGGCTCACCGACCGGGGTATGATTTACCTGGTTTTTGGCACGCCGGCTTACATTACCCGCGATTGGGACCGGGAAGAATGGATTTACCCCCAATATGATGGGCCAAATGCCGAAGTAAAATTCATTTTCATAAAAAAACCCAATACCTTTACCCAAAACCATTACGAACTCGTGCGCGATGCCGCGTATGAATTTGCCTGGTATAATCAAGTAGATCAATGGAGAAAAGGAACTATCGGGATGATAATGCCCGACGCCGCCCCTTCCGGCAGGAGAAATCGGAGAAGATAG
- the rlmB gene encoding 23S rRNA (guanosine(2251)-2'-O)-methyltransferase RlmB: MEKRNYRDDNARRRPFRQEKSEKIEMIFGLRPILEALHAGKVLERIFLQKGQRNSITQDITELAHQAKVPVATVPVEKLDTLTRKNHQGAVAFLSAITYMPLDNIVADIYEKGKTPLLLILDRITDVRNFGSIARNAECMGVDAIVIPNRGAAQINGDALKTSAGALNIIPVCRETNLKDTITFLQQSGMQIVACTEKAEQNLTEKIDFTGPTAILMGSEEDGISPEYLKKADVRVKIPMAGQIGSLNVSVASGIVLFEVLRQRLAANQ, from the coding sequence ATGGAGAAAAGGAACTATCGGGATGATAATGCCCGACGCCGCCCCTTCCGGCAGGAGAAATCGGAGAAGATAGAAATGATTTTTGGCTTACGGCCAATCTTGGAAGCATTACACGCCGGTAAAGTGCTGGAGCGCATATTCCTGCAAAAAGGCCAGCGTAACAGCATTACGCAAGATATTACCGAACTAGCCCATCAGGCGAAGGTGCCCGTAGCTACCGTACCCGTAGAAAAACTAGATACGCTTACGCGCAAGAACCACCAGGGAGCTGTGGCTTTTTTATCGGCCATCACCTACATGCCTCTGGATAATATTGTGGCCGATATTTACGAAAAAGGAAAAACTCCGCTGTTATTGATTTTAGACCGGATTACCGACGTGCGTAATTTTGGCTCCATCGCCCGAAATGCCGAATGTATGGGCGTGGATGCGATTGTGATCCCGAACCGGGGGGCTGCTCAAATTAACGGCGATGCTCTAAAAACTTCGGCGGGAGCTTTAAATATTATACCGGTTTGCCGGGAAACTAATTTAAAAGACACCATTACTTTCCTACAACAATCCGGAATGCAAATTGTGGCCTGCACCGAAAAAGCCGAGCAGAACCTTACCGAAAAAATTGATTTTACCGGTCCAACCGCTATTCTGATGGGCAGCGAAGAAGACGGCATTTCGCCGGAATATTTAAAAAAAGCAGATGTTCGGGTAAAAATACCTATGGCGGGTCAGATTGGTTCGCTTAACGTTTCGGTAGCCAGTGGCATTGTTTTGTTTGAAGTGTTGCGGCAACGTTTGGCAGCTAACCAATAA